In Helianthus annuus cultivar XRQ/B chromosome 8, HanXRQr2.0-SUNRISE, whole genome shotgun sequence, a single genomic region encodes these proteins:
- the LOC110873692 gene encoding KIN17-like protein gives MGKNEFLTPKAIANRIKAKGLQKLRWYCQMCQKQCRDENGFKCHCMSESHQRQMEVFGQNPHRIVDGYSEEFESTFLDHMKRSHRFSRIAATVVYNEYINDRHHVHMNSTKWATLTEFVKYLGKTGKCKVDETPKGWFITYIDRDSETIFKERLKNKRAKADIVDEEKQEREIKRQIERAEQLGLGNVGDKSVESEDKKLLLLRADDGGEKKIKLSIGSVKNAGKEKGEGSSIFIFDEVDNVNKVGNGKKEKSGGGSVLDELIKEEEKAKERMNRKDYWLCEGIVVKVMSKVLADKGYYKQKGVVRKVIDKYVGEIEMLESKHKLRVDQEELETVIPQIGGLVRVVNGAYRGSNARLLSVNTDKFCAKVQIEKGVYDGRVIQAIEYEDICKVVQ, from the coding sequence ATGGGAAAGAACGAATTCCTAACCCCGAAGGCAATCGCCAACAGGATCAAAGCAAAAGGCCTCCAAAAGCTCCGTTGGTACTGCCAAATGTGCCAGAAACAATGCCGTGACGAAAACGGATTCAAATGTCATTGTATGAGTGAATCTCACCAACGTCAAATGGAAGTCTTCGGTCAAAACCCTCACCGGATCGTCGACGGATACTCCGAAGAGTTCGAATCCACGTTTCTAGACCACATGAAACGCAGCCATAGGTTCAGTCGAATAGCTGCAACGGTTGTTTATAATGAGTATATTAATGATAGGCATCATGTGCATATGAATTCGACGAAATGGGCGACTTTGACTGAGTTTGTTAAGTATTTGGGGAAAACCGGGAAGTGTAAGGTTGACGAGACGCCGAAAGGGTGGTTTATTACGTATATTGATCGCGATTCGGAGACGATATTTAAGGAACGGTTGAAGAATAAGCGTGCGAAAGCGGATATCGTCGATGAGGAGAAGCAGGAGAGGGAGATTAAGCGGCAGATTGAACGGGCCGAACAGTTGGGGTTGGGGAATGTCGGTGATAAGAGTGTCGAGAGTGAGGATAAGAAGCTGTTGCTGCTGCGAGCGGATGACGGTGGTGAGAAGAAGATTAAACTTAGTATCGGTTCGGTTAAAAACGCGGGTAAAGAAAAAGGCGAGGGTAGCTCGATATTCATTTTCGACGAGGTGGATAATGTGAACAAGGTTGGGAACGGTAAGAAGGAGAAAAGTGGCGGTGGGTCGGTGTTGGACGAGTTGATAAAGGAGGAAGAGAAGGCGAAAGAGAGGATGAACCGGAAAGATTATTGGTTGTGTGAAGGGATAGTTGTGAAGGTTATGAGTAAAGTTTTGGCGGATAAAGGTTATTATAAGCAAAAGGGTGTGGTTCGGAAGGTGATTGATAAGTATGTAGGGGAAATTGAGATGCTTGAAAGTAAGCATAAGTTGAGGGTGGATCAAGAAGAGCTTGAAACGGTTATTCCTCAAATTGGTGGGCTTGTGAGGGTTGTGAACGGTGCGTATCGTGGGTCGAATGCACGATTGTTGTCTGTTAACACGGATAAGTTTTGTGCGAAGGTGCAGATTGAGAAGGGTGTGTATGATGGGAGAGTTATCCAGGCGATTGAATATGAAGACATATGCAAAGTTGTTCAGTAA